CGCTGGCCTGCGTGGCCATGATAGAAAGGCCCATCATCCACCAACGCTCGGTGTTATCCGCCTTCAGAAACGTGGACATGTCACGGGTCTTGCGGGTTTTCCAGACGCCGTACAAGACAATGAACGCAATGGTGCCCACCAGCACGGCCCAGTCCAGGTAACTCATGCGTAGGCCTCCGTCATAAAGTAGAACAGCACAATCAAAAACGCCAACACGCCCAGCACCAGCCAATACATGCCTTTCCAGGTCTTGAAAAACGGCGGCGGGTCAATATCTCCTTTGGTCATTTTCTTGATTGTTGGTTGTTGATTGCTGATTGTTGTTTTCAAGGATAAGAGGATTGCAAATCTACTCCATCCCCTTCTTCCGTTTTTGGTCTATTTTCCGGAAAACAGGCTAAAAACGACTTCAATGTGTATTGCCCTTTTTACCACTCCTGCAAGTTTAAGCGAAGCGGCAACTTGCAGGTGATATTAGGGCGAGTTTTCAAACTTGCCAGTGTCTTTTGCAGACTCACCATCTGGACGCCTGGAAAATCTAGTATGCCCGCGGACACAAGCAGACGCTTGCGCCATGCTTCCTATTTTTTCTTGTGCCTATATCCTTTACTCACTTTTTAAAATCTCTTATTGCCAAAAAGCGCTGTGTCTAAACAGCTTCATTTTTGGCCTGTTTTCCGGGAAATAGACCAAAAACGAAGGTTACTCTTAGCTGCGGCCCATTAAGCTTTCCCACAAGTTCTCCCGGCACAAGCCCGGCATGTCCCACCGTCAGGATGACAAATGTGAGGAAGAGTGAAGCCACCGCCCTAAAATTCCTGATTCCAGATTCTATTAGTTTCCCAAAGACAGCAGGTTCACAAACAATCTGTAGGCGCCGGGCACGCCGGCGGGGAGCTCCCTGAAGAACGAATATCCCGTGTACGCAAAATGCCCTTTGCCGTATTTGGCCACCAGCAAGCCACTTTCTTTGGCGCTCTCGCCGGGGTCATTGCTGGAGATGACGGTTTCATACTCGGGGGCCCATTGGTTAGGAAAATACAAGCCGCGTTCCTGCACCCAGCCAGCAAAATCCTTCTCGGAGATTTTATTGGGCGTGTTCAAGACAGGGTGATTGGGCTTCAGGAATTTGACGGGCGCGTCTTCTACCGTCACGCGGTCCTGTGACAGCTTGAGGCTGTAAGGGCCCAGTTGGTTAGTGACCAAGCCGTTGCTCACGTTGTATTGTACTACCAGGGTTCCGCCCTGGCGCACGTACTCCAGCAACTGCGGTTGCTGAAATTTAAGCCGATCCAGGGTGTTATAGGCCCGTACACCAGTCACCACGGCATCATATTTTTGCAGGTTGGTCGCAGACAAATCCTCCACGCGTAGTAAATCTACGGTGTAGCCAATCTGTTGCAGGCTGGCGGGCACCTCGTCGCCGGCGCCCATGAGGTAGCCAATGCGTTGTCCCTTGCGCTTCAAGTCCAGTTTTACGGCTTTAGAAACGGCTTCGGGGAACAGGGTCTGGGTAGGAATGTGGTTGTATTCAATGGATTTGAGGCCTTGAGCGTATGATTTTCCGTTCATGGACACGTGAGCGCCAATGGTACTCTCCGTCTGAGCCTCTCCCGGAAACACCTGGAACGTAAACTGCTGCTCCTCGCCTTTCTGGCTAAGTTTCACGGGGAAAGAGGCTGGCGTGGCACGCCAGCCTTGGGGCAGTTTCAAGGTCACCTGGCCTGCTACGTTCGGCTCGCCGGCGCGAACTTTCACGGTCACTGGCTTAGAAGCGGCATCGGCAAACACGTATACTTTCTCTGTAAGGTTGACAAAAACTGGTGGCGTGATCTCAAACGGGCGGTACTGCTCTCCTTCTACCGGATCTGTGCGTTTGAACACCAGCGGAACGGTAAAGGCAAGGGGCTGGCCTTGCACCGTTACATGAATTCTCACCTGGGCGGCTGGTGGGTTTTCGGGTAGGCCAATCAGGGAGGCGTCTTCTACCTTGAACATGCCGGTAGTGCCCGGTTTTCGCAACCAGTATGGCTGAGAATAAGGCACTGTGGCCGGAAGAACCACATTGGTTTTGGAGAACCAAGGATTTCCGGCAGTCAATGTTTGTTGCAAGGTGGTATCCTTTTGCCCGAACAGGTATTCTACTTTGGTGAGGACCACGGGAACGGCAGAACGGTTCACGGATTCTACCTGCACGTTCACCTGCTCACCGGGCACGGCGGCGTATTCTCTGGCCGAAGCCTCCAGGTACAACCCAAGACAAGCCTTAACCAGCTGGTTCAATTCCTGTTGTTTCACTTCTTTCCAGGGAGTGGCCGGCAGGTTGCTTAAGGCGGTGTTTATCTTGAGAAGCGTGGGCACTATTGCGGCTGGATTGGTGACAGAGTAGTTTTTCAGTGCGTCTTGCACCAGTTGACCCACGGCTTCACCGCCTTTCACGCGGCTCCAGGTAGTGTTCACGCCTTCCAGCAAATCGGTTTTGGCAGGTTCGCCTTTGAGGAACTCAAAATATTCAAGGGCTTCGCCTCTGCTTCCGCTGCTGCCAAAGCCCTGGCTTTTGTGCATGCTGCGGCTTTCAGCGGCCACCTCATTGTAAGATTTGCCCAGCAAAGGGTTGTACACGCCGGTTTCCAGTTTTAGCTTATTGCTTTCGTCAAACTTCTGGCCCTGCCCATAGAAAAAGCTGGAGGTGTTCCAATAGACGCGCTTCACCTGCCATGGCTCCACGGTTTTGAGTTGCTCCGGAAAACGCTTGGGATCAGCGGCGGCAGTGAAGGCCTCCAGGGCAATCATAGCCGATGCCGTGTGATGACCGTGCGTGTTGCCAGGCTCTGGCGAGAACCGAGTCACAATCACATCTGGCCTGAATTTTCTGATTACCCACACGGCGTCTGCCAGCACCTGCTCACGGTTCCAGATGGTAAAGGTCTCTGCCGGATTCTTGGAAAACCCGAAGTCATTGGCGCGGGTGAAGAACTGCTCCCCACCGTCGGTGCGGCGGGCCTGCAACAATTCCTGCGTCCTGATGATGCCCAACTCCTCCCTAATTTCCGGCCCAATGAGGTTCTGACCGCCATCGCCGCGGGTAAGAGACAGGTAGCCGGTGCGCAGCTTGCGCTCATTGGCCAGATAGGCAATGAGACGGGTGTTTTCATCGTCGGGGTGGGCGGCCATGTAGAGCACGCTGCCCACCACGTTCAGTTTTTCCAAGCCCAGCCGGATGTCTGCGGCGTTGGGTTTCTTGGGAGCCTGGGCCTGCGCAGCCGGAGTTGAGAGAACCACTACCGCTAACCAGACGCCAACTAATGCACGAAGAGAGATCATGAGCAAACAAGGAATGGAGAGGCGGCTTCCCGTTGCCGCACTCTGCTTTGTAACGGTAAAGCTATTCAATTTTATATCATTCGCCACACGGAGAATGGCAGGCGATGGCCCACGCCGGGCCGCTCATAACTTTTTACCGCCTTCTCTAGTTAAGAGAACTTGAAACAGCACGTTAAACCATACTTCTATGAAAAAGATACTTGTGACTTTGCTTCTGGCGGGTGCTACCGGCCTGGTTGCCTCTTGTGACGCCAACACCGGCGGAAACACCACCAACGCCACCCAGGACGCTGAGCAAATGGACGGCAACATGTCTGGCTCCACGCCTACCACGTCCAATGACACCACTGGCGCGGCAGCCACTGAGAAAACCCAGCAGAACGTAGGCAACTCCCAGACCCGCGGCGAGGCCAATACTTCTAATTCCTCCACCACCCAAAACGTGGTGGTAGGTAAAGACTCTGCGCAATAGAAAGCCGCTTAAAACCACAACGCCCGTTTTTGGTCTGTTTTCTAGAAAACAGACCAAAAACGGGCGTTGTGCATATTTCTAATGATAGTCCTTATTTTTTCTGAGCCGGTTTGGCGGTGCTTCTGGCCTTTTGTTTCTCTTTAAATTCCTGACCGCCGCGCCACGTGTAGAACTCGCCTATCAAGGACCTGATTTTTATCTCATCCAAAGTAGTCAGCTGGCTTTCTACGGTTGCTTTGCGTTTGCCCAGGTTCTGTAGAATGTACTCGGCATAGTCCCAGTCCCGCGGAATCCAGGTTTGGCGCTTGGCTCGCACGCTCTGCAAGAATACAATGTAGGCTTCCCGCATTTGCACCGCCTTGATGGTTTGCACGTTGCTGAACTTGCCCAAGAGCTCTTTCTCCCGGCGGCGCACTTCCTCGGCCTGCAAGGGAATCTCATCATAGGCCGGACGGTTCTCCATCTCCTGGAAGGTGGCTTTCAAATCCAGGAAATCGCGCTTGGACTCTTCAGACAAACTTTGGAAGCCGCTTTCAATCTTGTCAGAGTGCCGGGCAAAATCGCTTTTAATGCTGGGCCATTCGGCGCGGGTGGTGGTGGCTACCTTATCATTCTGGAGGCGCATCCAATCCTTCAGCTGTCTCAGGTCCTGTTCCACGGCAGACTCCTGAACTGGCTCCTTTTTCACCTCCTGAGTGGTTTCATTCTTCACTTCCTGGGCCAGAGCGGTCAATTGGGCGCCGCTGGTCAAGGCCACAGCCAATCCCAGGGTTCTCCAAATCATTTTCGGCTTTTTCATAGCTAGGGTACGCTTGTGCATCTCAAATATACATATTTCTAAAAACCCACCTGCAAAAACAACGCCAAGGCTTTTTTAAGGAATAATGATTAGTGAATAGTGATTAATTACCAGTAATCAGTTAGAAGTGATTTGCAAATTGTGAATAGTGGCTAATGACGCGTGAAGAAGATTCATGCACAGTGCGTTATCAGTAATGGATGGCGAATTAATTATGAATGAAGAACTGGGCATGGTTACGAGTTATAGTAGATGCGTCTCCCTCCCTCTGTCCTCCTGAAAGGACCTTGTAGGCCAGATATACAGGCAAAAGCTACGCGCAATTTTCGTTTTTGGCTTATTTTCCAGAAAACAGGACAAAAACGAAGAGTCCCTGCCAACTTTTCCTGACAGGGACTCTTAAAATATTCTCAGCTCAATCTTAAAAGACCCGCTACTATATACTCTGAAATCAGGGCTGCAACGCTTTGGGTTGTTTAGTTCTGCTCCAGGATTTGGAAGAGTTCGTCCAACTTAGGCGTGAGGATGATTTCGGTGCGGCGGTTCTTTTGGCGGGCTTCTGCCGAGGTGGATGGGTCTACGGGTACGTATTTAGAACGACCCGACGGGGTTACGCGCTGAGGAGACACGCCGGCATCTGTGAGAATGCGCGTGATTTCAGTGGCGCGCAGGACGCTCAGGTCCCAGTTGTCTTGCATACCGGCCGTGCCCTTGGCAATGGGAACGTCATCTGTGTGGCCTTCCACCACCACGTTCACGTCTGGCTGGTTCTGCAACACGCTGGCCAGTTTCTTCAACGCTTCCTGCCCTTTGGCATCTACTTTGGTACTACCAGATTTGAACAGCAGTTGGTTAGACAAAGACACATATACTTTGCCGTTGCGCACGTCAATGGTCAGGTCAGAGGCTTTGAAACCTAGCAGGGCATCGCCTACGGTCTTGCGCAGGTTGTTCACCGCGCGGTCCTTCTCTGCCAAGATGCGTTCCATCTCTTTGAGGCGGGCCTCGCGGGCCTGTAGGTCTGTGGTGAGTTGGTTGACCTGTTCGCTTTTATTGTTGAGGTTGGTGCGAAGAGAGGCTTCTGTAGAGGCTTTTTCTTTGGCCAAGTCTTCTTTTTCCTGGGTGAGGCGGTCGCGGTCTTCGCGCAGCTTGGCGCGCTCGCTTTCCAGTTCCAGCTTCTGGCGGTTCAGTTCATCCTGTAAGACTACCAGAGAGCGGTTTTCTGCCAGAGCGGCTTCATATTTCTTGGTAGAGACGCAGGAACTCATAAGGCCCAGGGCCAGCAGCGCAGGTAGAGCCGTAGATAGCAATGATTTTTTCATAGGTTGGGTACTTGTCAATTATCCGTAAAAGACGCAATACTTGCGATAGTACCCTTACGCAAGGAAGTAGGCAGAAGTTAAAACCTTAACTGAACTCGGCTTACCTTGTGCCCTTACCTCCTTCCCTGGCCAGGTTTATTCTGAGGAAGAAGTCACCAGATCTGTCTGCTCCAAAAACTCCTGAATGGTCTGCACGGCTAGGTGAATACCATCCATGCTTTCCAGCTCTGCGGGTTCTTTGCGCAACTGTTCCAATTGATCAGCGGTGGTTTCTACCAACCTAAGCTGTTTGGTTTTGCACCGCATAGAAATCTCATGCAGGTAGATGCGGGCATCTGCTATATAGGCAGCTAATTGTTGGGCGTTGGCCTGTTCTGTTTGTCTCAACTGCTCTAACTGGTCAGCAATGACCTTCAATCTCTCTATCTGCAGGGCGCAAGTCTTCATAGGTCCAAAAATTTAAGTAGATGTACTATACGTACTTATCTCAAAAAGTAAACCAATTTTATGTAATTATCTAAATTCTGGCGGTCAGGAAAAAAGTTTGAGACGCCTGCGCTTTGGTCAAAAAGACTATCTTTGGAACCTGTCAAATCCGCTTACCGCCCATTGGGCCTATAAATGGACAGACACGCTTTCTAACCAGTCATCGATTTTAGCCTCTTTTTCTTAAAACACCATGAAAACAAAAATCACCGTGAACAGCAACGGCTCTCTCAAAGTAGAAGGCGATTTTATAGTAGTAGACGCCCAGGGCAACGAGTACAACCTGCAGGGCCGCGAGGTGGTGTCGTTCTGCCGCTGCGGTCTTTCCAACAACAAACCCTTCTGCGACGGTGCCCACCGTGGTCACTTTGAGCACAACGCCGTGGCTTTTGACCTGCCACCAAGGAAAGTATAGCTTTTTTGAGTCTTGAGTCGCGAGTTCTGAGTCTTGAGTCAAAATTGTTGATTGTCAATTGTTGATTGTTGGCCTCTGTTCATTTCCGATCACTGATCACTCCTCCCCATTTCTAATTTCTAATTCGTAATTTCTAATTACACAAAAGTGTATGTCTGAAACTTCTACAGGGTTTAAGCGCGAAATAAAGCTGTTTGATGCCGTCATGCTGGTGGCAGGGTCCATGATTGGGTCTGGTATTTTCATTGTGAGCGCAGACATTGCCCGCAGCGTGGGCAGTCCGGGGTACTTGCTGCTGGTGTGGGCGCTTACGGGCCTCATGACATTGGCCGGGGCCCTCAGCTACGGAGAACTCACCAGCCTCATGCCACGCGCCGGCGGGCAGTATGTGTACCTGCGGGAATCATATGGTCCCATGGTGGCATTTTTATATGGCTGGACCCTGTTTCTGGTCATCCAGAGCGGAACCATTGCCGCCGTGGCCGTGGCTTTTGCCAAATTCACGGGCGTGCTGGTACCTTGGTTCTCTGAAGACCATATTCTGCTAGACCTGGGTTTCCTGAAACTCACCACGGTGCAGTTGCTGGCCATTTCCTCCATCATTCTGCTCACGTTGGTCAACCAGCAGGGCGTAAGAAACGGGAAGTTCATCCAGAACATCTTCGGCTCTACCAAAATCATTGCCTTGTTTGCCTTGATTGGATTTGGTTTGCTGCTGGGCACCAACGCCGAGGTAATGGAGCTCAACTTCACAGACATGTGGAATGCGCAGACCGTGTCTACAGAACCGGTGTCTGGAACGCCCTTCCGGACGCCGCTGCAGGGTTGGGCCCTGATGGTGGGCATTGGCACGGCCATGATCGGGTCGCTGTTCTCCTCAGATGCCTGGAACAACATTGGCTTTTCTGGAGACGAGATTGTGAACCCTAAGCGCACCATCGTGTTGAGCATGGCCATAGGCACCGCCGTGGTGACCTTGTTGTATATTCTGATCAACGTGGTGTACCTGACCATTCTTCCGCTGGAAGGTTACAAAGCCGGCGCCGATGTGATGGCCCGCGGTATTCAGTTTGCCAGCAATGACCGCGTAGCCACCGCCGTGGCCGAAGTCATTGGCGGCTCCACTGCTACCATTGCCATTGCCGTTTTGATCATGATCTCCACGTTTGGCTGTAACAACGGGGTTATTCTGTCTGCCCCGCGCGTATACTACACCATGGCCAAAGACGGTCTGTTCTTCACCAACATGGCCAAGCTGAACAAGAATGCCGTGCCCGGAGTTGCCTTGACCTTCCAGTGCGTGTGGGCCTGTATTCTGTGCATGTCGGGTAAGTACGGTGATCTGTTGGATTACGTGATTTTTGCCGTACTGCTGTTCTACATCTTGACCATTGCCGGTATCTTTATTTTGCGCCGCACCATGCCAGACGCACCAAGACCGTACAAAGCCATCGGTTACCCGGTGCTACCGGCCTTGTACATTGCCATGGCCTCGTTCATCTGCATCATCCTGCTCATTTACAAGCCCGCCTATTCTTGGCCAGGTTTGATTTTAGTGGGCGTGGGCATACCGGTGTACTACTTCTTCAAGAACAAATTCCAGAAGATAGCAGACTAGCGCCGCTACCTTCTATTTTAAGAACCGCCCTTCGTTTTTGGCTTGTTTTCTACAAAACAGACCAAAAACGAAGGGCGGTTCTTTTATACTATCTCCTTCTAGACCAACGCTGCCTTCTTTCCTGAGGGCCGTATAGCGCTGGCAATCAAACTTTCAGTATTTTAGAAACTCCAAACCTACTCTACAAACAACCTCTATATGAAGAAACACTTTTACGCGGTGGCCGCCCTGGTTTTGCTTGCGTTCACTTCTTCCCAAACCCTGGCCCAGAAAACGTATTTGCATTGCGGCACACTGATAGACGGCATAGGAGACAAAGCCCAAACGGAGATGACCGTGATTGTAAGCGGCAATCAGATTCTGGCCGTGGAGAAAGGCTATGCTACCCCAGAGGCCGGCGCCCAGGTCATTGACCTGAAGAACAAGACCGTA
The nucleotide sequence above comes from Nibribacter ruber. Encoded proteins:
- a CDS encoding APC family permease translates to MSETSTGFKREIKLFDAVMLVAGSMIGSGIFIVSADIARSVGSPGYLLLVWALTGLMTLAGALSYGELTSLMPRAGGQYVYLRESYGPMVAFLYGWTLFLVIQSGTIAAVAVAFAKFTGVLVPWFSEDHILLDLGFLKLTTVQLLAISSIILLTLVNQQGVRNGKFIQNIFGSTKIIALFALIGFGLLLGTNAEVMELNFTDMWNAQTVSTEPVSGTPFRTPLQGWALMVGIGTAMIGSLFSSDAWNNIGFSGDEIVNPKRTIVLSMAIGTAVVTLLYILINVVYLTILPLEGYKAGADVMARGIQFASNDRVATAVAEVIGGSTATIAIAVLIMISTFGCNNGVILSAPRVYYTMAKDGLFFTNMAKLNKNAVPGVALTFQCVWACILCMSGKYGDLLDYVIFAVLLFYILTIAGIFILRRTMPDAPRPYKAIGYPVLPALYIAMASFICIILLIYKPAYSWPGLILVGVGIPVYYFFKNKFQKIAD
- a CDS encoding PIG-L family deacetylase yields the protein MISLRALVGVWLAVVVLSTPAAQAQAPKKPNAADIRLGLEKLNVVGSVLYMAAHPDDENTRLIAYLANERKLRTGYLSLTRGDGGQNLIGPEIREELGIIRTQELLQARRTDGGEQFFTRANDFGFSKNPAETFTIWNREQVLADAVWVIRKFRPDVIVTRFSPEPGNTHGHHTASAMIALEAFTAAADPKRFPEQLKTVEPWQVKRVYWNTSSFFYGQGQKFDESNKLKLETGVYNPLLGKSYNEVAAESRSMHKSQGFGSSGSRGEALEYFEFLKGEPAKTDLLEGVNTTWSRVKGGEAVGQLVQDALKNYSVTNPAAIVPTLLKINTALSNLPATPWKEVKQQELNQLVKACLGLYLEASAREYAAVPGEQVNVQVESVNRSAVPVVLTKVEYLFGQKDTTLQQTLTAGNPWFSKTNVVLPATVPYSQPYWLRKPGTTGMFKVEDASLIGLPENPPAAQVRIHVTVQGQPLAFTVPLVFKRTDPVEGEQYRPFEITPPVFVNLTEKVYVFADAASKPVTVKVRAGEPNVAGQVTLKLPQGWRATPASFPVKLSQKGEEQQFTFQVFPGEAQTESTIGAHVSMNGKSYAQGLKSIEYNHIPTQTLFPEAVSKAVKLDLKRKGQRIGYLMGAGDEVPASLQQIGYTVDLLRVEDLSATNLQKYDAVVTGVRAYNTLDRLKFQQPQLLEYVRQGGTLVVQYNVSNGLVTNQLGPYSLKLSQDRVTVEDAPVKFLKPNHPVLNTPNKISEKDFAGWVQERGLYFPNQWAPEYETVISSNDPGESAKESGLLVAKYGKGHFAYTGYSFFRELPAGVPGAYRLFVNLLSLGN
- a CDS encoding CDGSH iron-sulfur domain-containing protein, producing the protein MKTKITVNSNGSLKVEGDFIVVDAQGNEYNLQGREVVSFCRCGLSNNKPFCDGAHRGHFEHNAVAFDLPPRKV
- a CDS encoding OmpA/MotB family protein → MKKSLLSTALPALLALGLMSSCVSTKKYEAALAENRSLVVLQDELNRQKLELESERAKLREDRDRLTQEKEDLAKEKASTEASLRTNLNNKSEQVNQLTTDLQAREARLKEMERILAEKDRAVNNLRKTVGDALLGFKASDLTIDVRNGKVYVSLSNQLLFKSGSTKVDAKGQEALKKLASVLQNQPDVNVVVEGHTDDVPIAKGTAGMQDNWDLSVLRATEITRILTDAGVSPQRVTPSGRSKYVPVDPSTSAEARQKNRRTEIILTPKLDELFQILEQN